One genomic segment of Syngnathus acus chromosome 1, fSynAcu1.2, whole genome shotgun sequence includes these proteins:
- the LOC119120985 gene encoding ectonucleoside triphosphate diphosphohydrolase 7-like isoform X2, with protein MARITLWFLPASWYCGVAPRQKLLLLLAASVLLLLGTHQRLLRNPRRPQGTRFSKYSSVHLTTDPSAASRFLPMEATDVEDEGLNYGVVVDCGSSGSRVFVYYWPPHNGNPHTLLDIRQMRDLDRQPVVKKIKPGISSLATSPSSASDYLHPLLSFAAAHVPRRKHKETPLYILCTAGMRLLPDSQQAAILDDLVSDVPLDFDFLFSRSHAEVISGKQEGVYAWIGINFVLGRFDHADNEDAAAAVEVSTNSQHQRPISRRRTVGIMDMGGASLQIAYEVPGAITFRSPQEEEAAKSVLAEFNLGCDVEHTQHVYRVYVTTFLGFGGNMARQRYDQRVANTTLDDNRSPGAGTTGLSEDKPHLDPCLPLGLSHTLLRDNRTLYLRGQGDWPRCLDAVRPLLGLRNGTMTTAGATYQAPINFSNSEFYGFSEFYYCMEDVLRIGGQYDSAKYSRAATDFCATKWLTLKQRLDKKLFSQQADIDRLKYQCFKSAWMFQVLHAGFRFPADYRSLRTAQLVYDKEVQWTLGAILYKTRFLPLRDLQQEALRQSHPSWLRSSFVYNHHLFSLCLLVVVLAILLYVLRLRRIHRREQRQVDALDMLWVDEGEVLLP; from the exons ATGGCACG GATCACGTTGTGGTTCCTGCCGGCGTCCTGGTACTGCGGCGTGGCCCCCAGGcagaagctgctgctgctgctggccgcTTCGGTCCTGCTGCTCTTGGGCACCCACCAGAGGCTCCTGCGAAACCCGCGCAGACCGCAGGGGACTCGCTTCAGCAA GTACAGTAGCGTCCATCTGACGACTGACCCCTCGGCCGCCTCTAGGTTCCTCCCCATGGAGGCCACCGACGTGGAGGACGAGGGCCTCAATTACGGCGTGGTGGTGGACTGCGGTAGCAGCGGCTCTCGCGTTTTTGTGTACTACTGGCCCCCCCACAACGGAAACCCCCACACGCTGCTCGACATCCGCCAGATGAGGGACCTGGACCGACAGCCGGTCGTCAAGAAGATTAAACCGG GTATCTCCTCGCTGGCGACCTCTCCGAGCAGCGCCAGCGACTACCTGCACCCTCTGCTCAGTTTCGCCGCCGCCCACGTACCCCGGCGCAAACACAAGGAGACGCCGCTTTACATCCTCTGCACGGCCGGCATGAGACTCCTGCCCGACAG CCAgcaggcggccatcttggacgACCTGGTGAGCGACGTTCCTCTGGATTTTGACTTCCTGTTTTCCCGCTCTCACGCTGAGGTGATCTCTGGGAAGCAGGAAG GTGTTTACGCCTGGATCGGCATCAACTTTGTGTTGGGCCGCTTCGACCACGCCGACAACG aggacgccgccgccgccgtggaGGTGAGCACCAACTCGCAGCACCAGCGTCCGATCAGCCGCCGCCGCACGGTGGGCATCATGGACATGGGCGGAGCTTCGCTGCAGATCGCCTACGAGGTGCCCGGCGCCATCACCTTCAGGTCCCCGCAGGAG GAGGAGGCGGCCAAGAGCGTCCTGGCCGAGTTCAACCTGGGCTGCGACGTGGAGCACACGCAGCACGTGTACCGCGTCTACGTCACCACCTTCCTGGGCTTCGGCGGCAACATGGCCCGACAGCGCTACGACCAGCGCGTCGCCAACACCACGCTGGACGACAACAG gtCCCCGGGCGCTGGGACGACGGGGCTGAGCGAGGACAAGCCCCACCTGGACCCCTGCCTGCCCCTAGGCCTGTCGCACACGCTGCTCCGAGACAACCGCACCTTGTACCTCAGAGGCCAGGGGGACTGGCCACGCTGCCTGGACGCCGTCCGCCCCTTACTGGGCCTCCGCAACGGCACCATGACCACGGCGGGGGCCACCTACCAG GCGCCCATCAACTTCAGTAACAGCGAGTTCTACGGCTTCTCCGAGTTTTACTACTGCATGGAGGACGTGCTGCGAATCGGCGGACAGTACGACAGCGCCAAATACTCCAGGGCCGCCACG GACTTCTGCGCCACCAAGTGGTTGACGCTGAAACAGCGTCTGGACAAGAAGCTCTTCTCCCAGCAGGCTGACATCGACAGGCTCAA GTACCAGTGCTTCAAGTCGGCGTGGATGTTCCAGGTTTTGCACGCCGGCTTCCGCTTTCCCGCCGACTACCGCAGTCTGAGGACGGCGCAGCTGGTCTACGACAAGGAGGTGCAGTGGACGCTGGGAGCCATCTTGTACAAGACGCGCTTCCTGCCACTCAG GGACCTCCAGCAGGAGGCGCTGCGCCAGAGCCACCCCAGCTGGCTGCGTTCGTCCTTTGTCTACAACCACCACCTGTTCTCTCTGTGCCTGCTGGTGGTGGTCTTGGCCATTTTGCTCTACGTCCTGCGCCTGAGACGCATCCACCGGCGAGAACAGCGGCAGGTGGACGCGCTGGACATGCTCTGGGTGGACGAAGGAGAGGTGCTCTTACCCTGA
- the LOC119120985 gene encoding ectonucleoside triphosphate diphosphohydrolase 7-like isoform X4, with product MARITLWFLPASWYCGVAPRQKLLLLLAASVLLLLGTHQRLLRNPRRPQGTRFSKFLPMEATDVEDEGLNYGVVVDCGSSGSRVFVYYWPPHNGNPHTLLDIRQMRDLDRQPVVKKIKPGISSLATSPSSASDYLHPLLSFAAAHVPRRKHKETPLYILCTAGMRLLPDSQQAAILDDLVSDVPLDFDFLFSRSHAEVISGKQEGVYAWIGINFVLGRFDHADNEDAAAAVEVSTNSQHQRPISRRRTVGIMDMGGASLQIAYEVPGAITFRSPQEEEAAKSVLAEFNLGCDVEHTQHVYRVYVTTFLGFGGNMARQRYDQRVANTTLDDNRSPGAGTTGLSEDKPHLDPCLPLGLSHTLLRDNRTLYLRGQGDWPRCLDAVRPLLGLRNGTMTTAGATYQAPINFSNSEFYGFSEFYYCMEDVLRIGGQYDSAKYSRAATDFCATKWLTLKQRLDKKLFSQQADIDRLKYQCFKSAWMFQVLHAGFRFPADYRSLRTAQLVYDKEVQWTLGAILYKTRFLPLRDLQQEALRQSHPSWLRSSFVYNHHLFSLCLLVVVLAILLYVLRLRRIHRREQRQVDALDMLWVDEGEVLLP from the exons ATGGCACG GATCACGTTGTGGTTCCTGCCGGCGTCCTGGTACTGCGGCGTGGCCCCCAGGcagaagctgctgctgctgctggccgcTTCGGTCCTGCTGCTCTTGGGCACCCACCAGAGGCTCCTGCGAAACCCGCGCAGACCGCAGGGGACTCGCTTCAGCAA GTTCCTCCCCATGGAGGCCACCGACGTGGAGGACGAGGGCCTCAATTACGGCGTGGTGGTGGACTGCGGTAGCAGCGGCTCTCGCGTTTTTGTGTACTACTGGCCCCCCCACAACGGAAACCCCCACACGCTGCTCGACATCCGCCAGATGAGGGACCTGGACCGACAGCCGGTCGTCAAGAAGATTAAACCGG GTATCTCCTCGCTGGCGACCTCTCCGAGCAGCGCCAGCGACTACCTGCACCCTCTGCTCAGTTTCGCCGCCGCCCACGTACCCCGGCGCAAACACAAGGAGACGCCGCTTTACATCCTCTGCACGGCCGGCATGAGACTCCTGCCCGACAG CCAgcaggcggccatcttggacgACCTGGTGAGCGACGTTCCTCTGGATTTTGACTTCCTGTTTTCCCGCTCTCACGCTGAGGTGATCTCTGGGAAGCAGGAAG GTGTTTACGCCTGGATCGGCATCAACTTTGTGTTGGGCCGCTTCGACCACGCCGACAACG aggacgccgccgccgccgtggaGGTGAGCACCAACTCGCAGCACCAGCGTCCGATCAGCCGCCGCCGCACGGTGGGCATCATGGACATGGGCGGAGCTTCGCTGCAGATCGCCTACGAGGTGCCCGGCGCCATCACCTTCAGGTCCCCGCAGGAG GAGGAGGCGGCCAAGAGCGTCCTGGCCGAGTTCAACCTGGGCTGCGACGTGGAGCACACGCAGCACGTGTACCGCGTCTACGTCACCACCTTCCTGGGCTTCGGCGGCAACATGGCCCGACAGCGCTACGACCAGCGCGTCGCCAACACCACGCTGGACGACAACAG gtCCCCGGGCGCTGGGACGACGGGGCTGAGCGAGGACAAGCCCCACCTGGACCCCTGCCTGCCCCTAGGCCTGTCGCACACGCTGCTCCGAGACAACCGCACCTTGTACCTCAGAGGCCAGGGGGACTGGCCACGCTGCCTGGACGCCGTCCGCCCCTTACTGGGCCTCCGCAACGGCACCATGACCACGGCGGGGGCCACCTACCAG GCGCCCATCAACTTCAGTAACAGCGAGTTCTACGGCTTCTCCGAGTTTTACTACTGCATGGAGGACGTGCTGCGAATCGGCGGACAGTACGACAGCGCCAAATACTCCAGGGCCGCCACG GACTTCTGCGCCACCAAGTGGTTGACGCTGAAACAGCGTCTGGACAAGAAGCTCTTCTCCCAGCAGGCTGACATCGACAGGCTCAA GTACCAGTGCTTCAAGTCGGCGTGGATGTTCCAGGTTTTGCACGCCGGCTTCCGCTTTCCCGCCGACTACCGCAGTCTGAGGACGGCGCAGCTGGTCTACGACAAGGAGGTGCAGTGGACGCTGGGAGCCATCTTGTACAAGACGCGCTTCCTGCCACTCAG GGACCTCCAGCAGGAGGCGCTGCGCCAGAGCCACCCCAGCTGGCTGCGTTCGTCCTTTGTCTACAACCACCACCTGTTCTCTCTGTGCCTGCTGGTGGTGGTCTTGGCCATTTTGCTCTACGTCCTGCGCCTGAGACGCATCCACCGGCGAGAACAGCGGCAGGTGGACGCGCTGGACATGCTCTGGGTGGACGAAGGAGAGGTGCTCTTACCCTGA
- the LOC119120985 gene encoding ectonucleoside triphosphate diphosphohydrolase 7-like isoform X1: MARITLWFLPASWYCGVAPRQKLLLLLAASVLLLLGTHQRLLRNPRRPQGTRFSKYSSVHLTTDPSAASRFLPMEATDVEDEGLNYGVVVDCGSSGSRVFVYYWPPHNGNPHTLLDIRQMRDLDRQPVVKKIKPGISSLATSPSSASDYLHPLLSFAAAHVPRRKHKETPLYILCTAGMRLLPDSQQAAILDDLVSDVPLDFDFLFSRSHAEVISGKQEGVYAWIGINFVLGRFDHADNGENADAAAAVEVSTNSQHQRPISRRRTVGIMDMGGASLQIAYEVPGAITFRSPQEEEAAKSVLAEFNLGCDVEHTQHVYRVYVTTFLGFGGNMARQRYDQRVANTTLDDNRSPGAGTTGLSEDKPHLDPCLPLGLSHTLLRDNRTLYLRGQGDWPRCLDAVRPLLGLRNGTMTTAGATYQAPINFSNSEFYGFSEFYYCMEDVLRIGGQYDSAKYSRAATDFCATKWLTLKQRLDKKLFSQQADIDRLKYQCFKSAWMFQVLHAGFRFPADYRSLRTAQLVYDKEVQWTLGAILYKTRFLPLRDLQQEALRQSHPSWLRSSFVYNHHLFSLCLLVVVLAILLYVLRLRRIHRREQRQVDALDMLWVDEGEVLLP, translated from the exons ATGGCACG GATCACGTTGTGGTTCCTGCCGGCGTCCTGGTACTGCGGCGTGGCCCCCAGGcagaagctgctgctgctgctggccgcTTCGGTCCTGCTGCTCTTGGGCACCCACCAGAGGCTCCTGCGAAACCCGCGCAGACCGCAGGGGACTCGCTTCAGCAA GTACAGTAGCGTCCATCTGACGACTGACCCCTCGGCCGCCTCTAGGTTCCTCCCCATGGAGGCCACCGACGTGGAGGACGAGGGCCTCAATTACGGCGTGGTGGTGGACTGCGGTAGCAGCGGCTCTCGCGTTTTTGTGTACTACTGGCCCCCCCACAACGGAAACCCCCACACGCTGCTCGACATCCGCCAGATGAGGGACCTGGACCGACAGCCGGTCGTCAAGAAGATTAAACCGG GTATCTCCTCGCTGGCGACCTCTCCGAGCAGCGCCAGCGACTACCTGCACCCTCTGCTCAGTTTCGCCGCCGCCCACGTACCCCGGCGCAAACACAAGGAGACGCCGCTTTACATCCTCTGCACGGCCGGCATGAGACTCCTGCCCGACAG CCAgcaggcggccatcttggacgACCTGGTGAGCGACGTTCCTCTGGATTTTGACTTCCTGTTTTCCCGCTCTCACGCTGAGGTGATCTCTGGGAAGCAGGAAG GTGTTTACGCCTGGATCGGCATCAACTTTGTGTTGGGCCGCTTCGACCACGCCGACAACGGTGAGAACGCC gacgccgccgccgccgtggaGGTGAGCACCAACTCGCAGCACCAGCGTCCGATCAGCCGCCGCCGCACGGTGGGCATCATGGACATGGGCGGAGCTTCGCTGCAGATCGCCTACGAGGTGCCCGGCGCCATCACCTTCAGGTCCCCGCAGGAG GAGGAGGCGGCCAAGAGCGTCCTGGCCGAGTTCAACCTGGGCTGCGACGTGGAGCACACGCAGCACGTGTACCGCGTCTACGTCACCACCTTCCTGGGCTTCGGCGGCAACATGGCCCGACAGCGCTACGACCAGCGCGTCGCCAACACCACGCTGGACGACAACAG gtCCCCGGGCGCTGGGACGACGGGGCTGAGCGAGGACAAGCCCCACCTGGACCCCTGCCTGCCCCTAGGCCTGTCGCACACGCTGCTCCGAGACAACCGCACCTTGTACCTCAGAGGCCAGGGGGACTGGCCACGCTGCCTGGACGCCGTCCGCCCCTTACTGGGCCTCCGCAACGGCACCATGACCACGGCGGGGGCCACCTACCAG GCGCCCATCAACTTCAGTAACAGCGAGTTCTACGGCTTCTCCGAGTTTTACTACTGCATGGAGGACGTGCTGCGAATCGGCGGACAGTACGACAGCGCCAAATACTCCAGGGCCGCCACG GACTTCTGCGCCACCAAGTGGTTGACGCTGAAACAGCGTCTGGACAAGAAGCTCTTCTCCCAGCAGGCTGACATCGACAGGCTCAA GTACCAGTGCTTCAAGTCGGCGTGGATGTTCCAGGTTTTGCACGCCGGCTTCCGCTTTCCCGCCGACTACCGCAGTCTGAGGACGGCGCAGCTGGTCTACGACAAGGAGGTGCAGTGGACGCTGGGAGCCATCTTGTACAAGACGCGCTTCCTGCCACTCAG GGACCTCCAGCAGGAGGCGCTGCGCCAGAGCCACCCCAGCTGGCTGCGTTCGTCCTTTGTCTACAACCACCACCTGTTCTCTCTGTGCCTGCTGGTGGTGGTCTTGGCCATTTTGCTCTACGTCCTGCGCCTGAGACGCATCCACCGGCGAGAACAGCGGCAGGTGGACGCGCTGGACATGCTCTGGGTGGACGAAGGAGAGGTGCTCTTACCCTGA
- the LOC119120985 gene encoding ectonucleoside triphosphate diphosphohydrolase 7-like isoform X3, producing the protein MARITLWFLPASWYCGVAPRQKLLLLLAASVLLLLGTHQRLLRNPRRPQGTRFSKFLPMEATDVEDEGLNYGVVVDCGSSGSRVFVYYWPPHNGNPHTLLDIRQMRDLDRQPVVKKIKPGISSLATSPSSASDYLHPLLSFAAAHVPRRKHKETPLYILCTAGMRLLPDSQQAAILDDLVSDVPLDFDFLFSRSHAEVISGKQEGVYAWIGINFVLGRFDHADNGENADAAAAVEVSTNSQHQRPISRRRTVGIMDMGGASLQIAYEVPGAITFRSPQEEEAAKSVLAEFNLGCDVEHTQHVYRVYVTTFLGFGGNMARQRYDQRVANTTLDDNRSPGAGTTGLSEDKPHLDPCLPLGLSHTLLRDNRTLYLRGQGDWPRCLDAVRPLLGLRNGTMTTAGATYQAPINFSNSEFYGFSEFYYCMEDVLRIGGQYDSAKYSRAATDFCATKWLTLKQRLDKKLFSQQADIDRLKYQCFKSAWMFQVLHAGFRFPADYRSLRTAQLVYDKEVQWTLGAILYKTRFLPLRDLQQEALRQSHPSWLRSSFVYNHHLFSLCLLVVVLAILLYVLRLRRIHRREQRQVDALDMLWVDEGEVLLP; encoded by the exons ATGGCACG GATCACGTTGTGGTTCCTGCCGGCGTCCTGGTACTGCGGCGTGGCCCCCAGGcagaagctgctgctgctgctggccgcTTCGGTCCTGCTGCTCTTGGGCACCCACCAGAGGCTCCTGCGAAACCCGCGCAGACCGCAGGGGACTCGCTTCAGCAA GTTCCTCCCCATGGAGGCCACCGACGTGGAGGACGAGGGCCTCAATTACGGCGTGGTGGTGGACTGCGGTAGCAGCGGCTCTCGCGTTTTTGTGTACTACTGGCCCCCCCACAACGGAAACCCCCACACGCTGCTCGACATCCGCCAGATGAGGGACCTGGACCGACAGCCGGTCGTCAAGAAGATTAAACCGG GTATCTCCTCGCTGGCGACCTCTCCGAGCAGCGCCAGCGACTACCTGCACCCTCTGCTCAGTTTCGCCGCCGCCCACGTACCCCGGCGCAAACACAAGGAGACGCCGCTTTACATCCTCTGCACGGCCGGCATGAGACTCCTGCCCGACAG CCAgcaggcggccatcttggacgACCTGGTGAGCGACGTTCCTCTGGATTTTGACTTCCTGTTTTCCCGCTCTCACGCTGAGGTGATCTCTGGGAAGCAGGAAG GTGTTTACGCCTGGATCGGCATCAACTTTGTGTTGGGCCGCTTCGACCACGCCGACAACGGTGAGAACGCC gacgccgccgccgccgtggaGGTGAGCACCAACTCGCAGCACCAGCGTCCGATCAGCCGCCGCCGCACGGTGGGCATCATGGACATGGGCGGAGCTTCGCTGCAGATCGCCTACGAGGTGCCCGGCGCCATCACCTTCAGGTCCCCGCAGGAG GAGGAGGCGGCCAAGAGCGTCCTGGCCGAGTTCAACCTGGGCTGCGACGTGGAGCACACGCAGCACGTGTACCGCGTCTACGTCACCACCTTCCTGGGCTTCGGCGGCAACATGGCCCGACAGCGCTACGACCAGCGCGTCGCCAACACCACGCTGGACGACAACAG gtCCCCGGGCGCTGGGACGACGGGGCTGAGCGAGGACAAGCCCCACCTGGACCCCTGCCTGCCCCTAGGCCTGTCGCACACGCTGCTCCGAGACAACCGCACCTTGTACCTCAGAGGCCAGGGGGACTGGCCACGCTGCCTGGACGCCGTCCGCCCCTTACTGGGCCTCCGCAACGGCACCATGACCACGGCGGGGGCCACCTACCAG GCGCCCATCAACTTCAGTAACAGCGAGTTCTACGGCTTCTCCGAGTTTTACTACTGCATGGAGGACGTGCTGCGAATCGGCGGACAGTACGACAGCGCCAAATACTCCAGGGCCGCCACG GACTTCTGCGCCACCAAGTGGTTGACGCTGAAACAGCGTCTGGACAAGAAGCTCTTCTCCCAGCAGGCTGACATCGACAGGCTCAA GTACCAGTGCTTCAAGTCGGCGTGGATGTTCCAGGTTTTGCACGCCGGCTTCCGCTTTCCCGCCGACTACCGCAGTCTGAGGACGGCGCAGCTGGTCTACGACAAGGAGGTGCAGTGGACGCTGGGAGCCATCTTGTACAAGACGCGCTTCCTGCCACTCAG GGACCTCCAGCAGGAGGCGCTGCGCCAGAGCCACCCCAGCTGGCTGCGTTCGTCCTTTGTCTACAACCACCACCTGTTCTCTCTGTGCCTGCTGGTGGTGGTCTTGGCCATTTTGCTCTACGTCCTGCGCCTGAGACGCATCCACCGGCGAGAACAGCGGCAGGTGGACGCGCTGGACATGCTCTGGGTGGACGAAGGAGAGGTGCTCTTACCCTGA
- the LOC119121098 gene encoding mitoferrin-2-like codes for METGGFVTRRTSLDTPGVDSRVAGLATGTDVRWLDGRLLGTLLRRLLATAGGIVGVVPARVPGELDFSPVFYSTEVDVDYEGLPQGATTGTHMLAGSVAGILEHCLMYPIDCVKTRMQSLRPDPKARYRNVMDALRQMVRTEGVWRPVRGVGVLAVGAGPAHALYFACYERIKLTLSDAMHPGASSHLANGAAGCMATVVHDAMMNPAEVVKQRVQMFGSPYRGALDCVGATLRQEGPAAFYRSYTTQLAMNVPFQALHFMTYEYLQETLNPRRHYAPASHMLSGALAGALAAAATTPLDVCKTLLNTQEVALARVLPAVLPPAVLPPATLPPATRHISGLGEAFRTVYRTGGAAAFFKGVRARVIYQMPSTAISWSVYEFFKYVITKRQRQRCLRENAHK; via the exons ATGGAAACTGGCGGTTTCGTGACCCGGCGCACGTCGCTGGACACGCCGGGCGTCGACAGCCGGGTTGCAGGGCTCGCCACCGGCACAGACGTTCGATGGCTGGACGGCAGACTGCTGGGCACACTGCTGCGCAGACTGCTGGCCACCGCGGGAGGAATCGTCGGGGTTGTACCCGCAAGGGTGCCCGGAGAGCTGGACTTTTCGCCGGTGTTCTACTCGACCGAGGTGGACGTGGATTATGAAGGGCTTCCCCAGGGAGCCACCACCGGCACTCACATGCTTGCCGGATCCGTGGCTGGAATTCTGGAGCACTGCCTCATGTACCCTATCGACTGTGTGAAG ACTCGCATGCAGAGCTTGCGCCCTGACCCAAAGGCACGCTACCGCAACGTGATGGACGCCCTGCGACAGATGGTGCGCACGGAAGGCGTCTGGCGACCGGTCCGCGGCGTCGGCGTGTTGGCGGTGGGCGCGGGCCCCGCCCACGCGCTCTACTTCGCCTGCTACGAGCGCATCAAGTTGACGCTGAGCGACGCCATGCACCCTGGCGCCAGCAGCCACTTGGCCAACG GAGCGGCAGGCTGCATGGCCACCGTCGTCCACGACGCCATGATGAACCCGGCTGAAG TGGTGAAGCAGCGCGTCCAGATGTTCGGCTCGCCGTACCGCGGCGCGCTGGACTGCGTGGGCGCCACTCTGCGCCAGGAGGGTCCGGCGGCCTTCTACCGCAGCTACACCACGCAGCTGGCCATGAACGTGCCCTTCCAGGCGCTCCACTTCATGACCTACGAGTACCTGCAGGAGACGCTCAACCCGCGCAGACACTACGCCCCCGCCTCGCACATGCTGTCGGGGGCGCTGGCCGGCGCcctggccgccgccgccaccacgcCGCTCGACGTCTGCAAGACGCTGCTCAACACGCAGGAGGTGGCGCTCGCACGCGTCTTGCCGGCCGTCCTGCCGCCGGCCGTCCTGCCGCCGGCCACCCTGCCGCCGGCCACCCGGCACATCTCCGGCCTGGGCGAGGCCTTTCGGACGGTGTACCGCACTGGCGGCGCGGCGGCTTTCTTCAAAGGAGTGCGGGCCCGTGTCATTTACCAGATGCCCTCCACCGCCATCAGCTGGTCCGTTTACGAATTCTTCAAATACGTCATCACCAAGCGGCAGCGCCAAAGGTGCCTGCGAGAAAACGCGCACAAATGA